The DNA window gaCAACTATGCATGTGAAGATGCTATTGTTATCACACCTACGTTTACACATATTCAGGTGTCTTTCTGTTATTGCATTCTTTCTCAAAAGTAATGACTGTATTTGTTGTCATATTCACGAGgaagaaatgcatttttctcagtttgttgCTAATGGCGCAACAAACACTAAAATACCTCATGATATGAAACAATTTAGTGTGTCCAATTGCTTGAGTCCTGCAGTGTTTCTATGACAAATAGTGTTAATAAAACATCTGATACTGACATGGTATCATGTCTTCTGTGTACACCTCTTCCTTGGTATTGACAATGACATGCATCACAATTTTACACATCAAATATTGCCCTACAGCTCCCCTATCCATTTCAATTACTTAAAAAGGattaattcatttcaaacacacccCCTAATAAATAAGCAGAGGAGGGAGTAATTCAGTTCGATCTGTAGATTGCTCACTCTGTAACATACAAATTAAAGCAAAGGACAAAGCTTGCGCTTCAGTGGAGTGCAGAGTCAGTGCAGACTGTCTGAGGTGTGGAACAGCAAAGGACCTTGTACAATGCCATGAATTTTTCATTGTGGTGGTAATTGTACTGATTTCCTCATATATCCATTGACTACAGTGCCTAAAATGTGTTGGTATTGCTACCCCAGGCACTGAGAACAATCAGGACCTCATTCTGACCATGCTAGTTAGTATGGCAGGTTTCTACAAAACCACACGTTTAAGTGTAGTGCACAATTTGTCCAGGACAATGTTCTCGAAAATCATGTCTACAGAAGACAGTTACGAATTAGGTTACAAAGTTGTACAGTTATGTAAGGACAAAAGTAAACACACCTCCTGCATGGCCATCTGCCATCCCCAAAATTCAGTATgcatcattttgttttccaaaaagaTTACTGTGGAATTGTGCTACAAAATTTatcatcaaaacaacaaaatttaaTACAGAGGCAGTCGGTACCCAGGTCGTGCTTTCTACCGAATAAACCACCTTGATATTCCACAGTGCTGACATACAGAGCAGAAGCACATTCAGAGCCATTTCCAAAGCATCAGTATCAATGTGGGATAGGTTGTACACCTAAAGAGATGACCCAGGTGTTTGtggagacagacaaaagagaggaaataaGCAGTGGGACTGCACATTAGACTTCACCcatgcttctctttctccttctcttcaggTGGAATGTCCCTCCCGTGGCCTTTATCTATCTGAGAGACATCAGACACCATGGATCCTTGGATATTTCCCTCTTCTCACCCAAACCTATCTGAGCCTCCTATGTATGACAGTTACATCGTTGGAAATGACACTGACGAAGGACTGAAGAATGGCACAGATCACGACTTCCCTCAGACCAGCACGGTGGttatgacttttatttattttgtggtcTGTGCTGTAGGTCTTTGCGGCAATACTCTGGTCATCTACGTTATCCTGCGCTATGCCAAGATGAAGACCGTCACCAACATCTATATTCTGAATCTGGCTGTGGCGGATGTGCTTTTTATGCTGGGCCTGCCTTTTATTGCCATTCAGCTGGCTTTGGTTCACTGGCCCTTCGGCCCCGCACTATGCAGAGTGGTCATGACCGTGGATTCGCTTAATCAGTTCACCAGCATTTTCTGTCTAATGGTAATGAGCATCGATCGTTACCTAGCTGTGGTTCACCCCATCAAATCCACCAAATGGCGAAAACCTCGTGTGGCGAAGACCATCAATTTGGCCGTATGGGGTGTTTCGCTGCTCGTCAACCTGCCCATCGTCATCTACAGCGGCCTGATCACCAAACAGGACAGCTGCTTCTGTACCATCGTGTGGCCAGAGCCCGAGGAGACCTATTATACTGCTTTCATGTTCTACACCTTCTTCTTGGGATTCTTCCTACCACTGATGGTCATCTGCCTGTGTTACTTGCTCATCATTATTAAGGTAAAGTCCTCGGGCATTCGAGTGGGGTCCACCAAGAGGAAACGGTCGGAGAGGAAGGTGACTCGCATGGTGTCCATTGTGGTGGCCGTTTTTGTGTTCTGCTGGTTGCCCTTTTACGTCTTTAACGTGACGTCCGTGACCGGTACAATCAGCACTACACCCATCCTTAGAAGCACGTTTGCCTTTGTGGTGGTGCTGGGTTATGCCAATAGCTGTGCCAACCCCATCCTGTACGCCTTTTTGTCAGAGAATTTCAAGAAGAGTTTCCAGAACGTTCTCTGCCTGAAGAAAGTGGGCGGGCTGGATGAGATTGAACGGAGTGATAGCAGGCAGGACAAAACACGAATGATGAACGACCCCACAGAGACTCAGAGCACACTGCTGAATGGAGACCTGCAGACCAGCatttgacacacatacacacacacacacacacacacaccacatacacatacacacacaccacatacacatacacacacgcacagagagagagagagagagagagagagagagagaaagagagagggagacatatGGAGGTCAGCTCCTT is part of the Chanos chanos chromosome 13, fChaCha1.1, whole genome shotgun sequence genome and encodes:
- the LOC115826491 gene encoding somatostatin receptor type 2, which gives rise to MDPWIFPSSHPNLSEPPMYDSYIVGNDTDEGLKNGTDHDFPQTSTVVMTFIYFVVCAVGLCGNTLVIYVILRYAKMKTVTNIYILNLAVADVLFMLGLPFIAIQLALVHWPFGPALCRVVMTVDSLNQFTSIFCLMVMSIDRYLAVVHPIKSTKWRKPRVAKTINLAVWGVSLLVNLPIVIYSGLITKQDSCFCTIVWPEPEETYYTAFMFYTFFLGFFLPLMVICLCYLLIIIKVKSSGIRVGSTKRKRSERKVTRMVSIVVAVFVFCWLPFYVFNVTSVTGTISTTPILRSTFAFVVVLGYANSCANPILYAFLSENFKKSFQNVLCLKKVGGLDEIERSDSRQDKTRMMNDPTETQSTLLNGDLQTSI